One stretch of Cottoperca gobio chromosome 18, fCotGob3.1, whole genome shotgun sequence DNA includes these proteins:
- the LOC115023754 gene encoding interleukin-13 receptor subunit alpha-1-like — MAFTRVYFAFLTCAGMVMVYHCEADCPPPPTGLSYKWLDPFTVNVSWQKPLRVQDGEVQYTYRLKNDADNSVVRTDWRNFTDSCLTEEMGSDHWTYHVWTVGSKSCESSNQSTPVSITVRTLKARAKVKDIKCLIYPKGMNCSWVPGNHSVKVSYRICGSSEEHIKGLKECDKPYSSGIRNGCHLNANAVKKEICMLVDTGDGLSTFKPALVIPPPKLSITEEGDTLKLNWKHPEFGSCFWIYEISYKQCNEPKVWRNFSTSQGDTMEVAYDKKCLYEFQSRVRTGDNCKKITSDFGEVVHYGTNKAPDKTLTVVAIVIPILLSVCIILSCYCFRRHSAIICPIIPDPSAIFKEMMMNGNKEVKMIGKVYSPVPEPIEPCEVTLINENSDLQQNS, encoded by the exons ATGGCTTTTACGCGGGTGTATTTTGCCTTTTTAACATGCGCCGGCATGGTAATGGTATACCACTGTGAAGCAG ATTGCCCTCCTCCACCGACAGGGCTGTCCTATAAGTGGCTCGACCCGTTTACTGTAAACGTGTCCTGGCAGAAACCCCTCAGAGTGCAGGATGGTGAGGTCCAATACACATACCGTCTGAAGAATGACGCAGACAAT TCTGTGGTGCGCACGGATTGGAGAAATTTCACAGACAGCTGTCTCACAGAAGAGATGGGCTCTGATCATTGGACGTACCACGTTTGGACTGTTGGCAGTAAATCCTGTGAAAGTTCCAATCAGAGCACACCTGTGAGCATTACCGTTCGCACCCTTAAGGCCAGAG CTAAAGTGAAGGACATCAAATGTTTGATCTACCCCAAAGGAATGAACTGTTCCTGGGTCCCAGGAAATCATTCTGTTAAGGTCTCCTATAG GATCTGTGGAAGTTCTGAGGAACATATAAAAGGTTTAAAGGAGTGTGATAAGCCTTACAGCAGCGGGATAAGAAATGGTTGTCATCTGAACGCCAATGCTGTCAAAAAAGAGATCTGCATGCTTGTGGACACTGGAGATGGATTGAGCACCTTTAAACCTGCACTTG TGATACCTCCACCAAAGCTGAGCATCACAGAAGAAGGAGATACACTCAAACTAAACTGGAAACATCCAGAGTTCGGAAGTTGTTTCTGGATATACGAAATCTCCTACAAGCAATGCAATGAGCCCAAA gtaTGGCGGAACTTCAGTACTTCACAAGGAGACACCATGGAGGTGGCCTATGATAAAAAATGCCTTTACGAGTTCCAATCTAGAGTCAGGACCGGTGACAATTGCAAGAAAATAACCAGCGACTTTGGCGAAGTTGTACATTATG GTACTAATAAGGCCCCCGACAAGACGCTGACTGTGGTTGCCATCGTCATCCCCATCCTTCTGTCCGTCTGCATCATTCTGTCCTGCTACTGCTTCAGGAG gcACAGCGCCATTATTTGCCCCATCATACCAGATCCTTCGGCTATATTCAAGGAAATGATGATGAACGGAAACAAAGAAGTTAAG ATGATAGGGAAGGTGTACTCGCCGGTGCCAGAACCCATTGAACCCTGCGAAGTTACCCTCATAAACGAAAACAGTGACCTCCAGCAAAACTCCTGA